TCCCATATCCAAGGGAAGGTTTCGTCCTTCAAGGCCTCTTCGACAGGGGCTTTCAGGGCTGCCCTCAATCGTTCGAGACCTTGAAGGGTTTCGGTGCAGGGTTTGCAGGTGCGGAGGTGATGTTCGACGAGGGCCTTCTCCTCCTCCGTGGCCTGATGGTCGAAATATCTCTCGAGGAGTCTCGTGATGGATTGGCAAGGACCTTTCATCGGTTTCCTTCCCCTTTAAGGTGGTCTTTCAAAAGTTCCAGAAGTCTCTTCCTCCCATAATGGAGACGGGACATCACGGTGCCGATGGAACAGCCCATCGTCTCGGCAATCTCGGCATAGGAGAGTTCCTCGATCTCCCGGAGCAGGAGGGCCGATCGCTGCTCACGGGGGAGTTGATCGATCGCCCATTTCATGATGGCTTCGAGTTCCTTTCGAGCCGCCAGCTGGTCCGGCCGTCCCTCCTCCGCCTCGACGGCCCGGATGTCTCCCGTTGCTTCGAGGCTGACCCCCGGAGTCTTCTTCGACCGCCGACAATGATCGATCGCCGCATTCAGGGTCAGACGATAGAGGTAGGTCGAGAGGGTCGATTTCCCTTTGAAACCTTTTAAGGAACGGAAAAGCTTGATAAAAACTTCCTGCACCACATCGAGGGCGTCCTCCCTCCTTCGAACCACGCCGTAAGCGATCCGGTAGACCCTCCGATGGTGCTGCTCAAAGATTTCCCTCATCGCGGTCTGATCGCCTTGTTGGCAGCGCTTAATCAGCTCGGCTTCTTTCTCATCCAATCGACCTTACCTCTTTAGACGAAAGGGGATGGGAATTATTCATCTGCCTTGATTTTGGGACCCCATTAGTGTAAAACTTCCCAACAGGCTGGGCAAATGGAAGGCCTCAAGCGCATCCTCTTCCTCCTCATCGGGTGGTTCTTCATCGGGTTGGGTCTCCTGGGTCTCTTTCTCCCCTTCCTTCAAGGGATTCTCTTCCTCATGATCGGCCTTCTCATTCTTTCCACCCATAGCACCAGGGTCAAGGGGTGGGTGAGACGTTTTGAAGAACGTCATCCTCATTATCATGAGCATATGGAGAAGTGGAGGGGAAAATTGAGAAAGTGGTTTAAGAGGGGCGAAAAGGCGGAGGAGCCCTCCCGGGGGGAAGAAAAGAAGCCTCTGGGCTGAGGAGATTTCAATGCCTGAGGGGGATGTGAAAGGGTTGGAGACGCTCGAACGGATCGAAGAGAGGGCCGAGAGGCTTCGTCTGCTGTCTCATCTGGGACAGATTCTGAATTCCACCCTCGATCCCAGGGAGGTCAGGAAGAGGGCGATGGAGGCGGCCACCCAGCTCATGAAGGCCGAAGTGGGCTCACTCCTCCTCATCGACGAGGCGAAGCATCGGCTTTATTTTGAAGTCGCCTTGGGCGAGAAAGGGGAGGCGGTGAAGGAGATCGCCCTTAACCTCGGCGAGGGGATAGCGGGATGGGTGGCAGAGCAGGGGGAGCCATTGATCGTCAACACCCCCGGACAGGACCTGCGCTTTTATAAAGGGGTGGATGAGCGGACCGATTTTGAGACGAGGAATCTCATCTGCGTTCCCGTCAAGATCAAAGGAAGGACGATCGGTGTGTTGGAGGCGATCAACAAGAGGGATGGAGGGGCCTTCGACGAGGAGGACCTCCTTCTTCTCCAATCCCTCTCCGACCAGGTGGCCATCGCCCTGGACAACGCCCGACTCTACCAGGAATTGGAGGAGATGTTTTTTGAGACGGCCGAATCTCTTGCCGATGCGATCGAGAAGCGGGACCCCTATACCGGCGGGCATACGAAGAGGGTGACCCAATACAGCCTGGCCATTGCGAGGCAGCTTCGATGGAAACCCGAGGAGATGAAGTGGCTGAAGATCTCGGCGGCACTCCACGATATCGGCAAGATCGGGATCGACGATCAGATTCTACGGAAGCCGGACCGACTGGCCCCGGAAGAATACCAAGCGATTAAGCGCCATGCCGCGTTAGGGGCGGAGATCATCGACCACATCAAGCAGCTCAAGCGGATCGTCCCGGGGATCCGACATCATCATGAGCAGCTGGATGGCAAGGGGTATCCAGAGGGTTTAAGGGGAGCGGAGATCCCGGAGGTGGCCAAGATCATCGCCGTGGCCGATACCTATGATGCCATGACCACGGATCGGCCCTATCGGAAAGGAATGAGCAAAGAGGTGGCCTTCAGAGAATTGAAGAGGTGTTCGGGAACCCAGTTCGACGAGGCCGTGGTTCAGGCCTTTATCAAAGCCTATGAGGCGGGAGAGGTGTGAAGACCCTGAGTTGACCGCAGGGGGTTCGGAAGGGGCAAGGAGGTCCCTCGGCAGGGAGACCTCTGGCCTGTCCATCGAAGAGGTCCTTCAGACGTGGAAGCGGACGAAAGGGATCTCCTCCTGTATCACGGCCCTGCGGGTGTTTGAGAAGAGGGAGGGAGAATACCGGCCCGTTCCGGACTTCCTCCACCCCCTCTTGAGAGAGGCCCTGAAGTCGAAAGGGATTGCCACGCTCTACTCCCACCAGGCCGAAGCCCTGCGGTCCATTCAGGAAGGCCGCGATGTGGTCATCGTGACCCCCACCGCGTCAGGGAAGACCCTCTGTTACAACCTTCCGGTCTTGAATCAGAAGCTTTCCGACCCCTCCACCAAAGCCTTCTATCTCTTTCCTACGAAGGCCCTGTCTCAGGATCAGAGGGTTGAGCTTCAGGATCTGATCGAGAGGGTGGGGAGACCCATCCGGGCGTTCACCTATGATGGGGACACCCCGGCCGAGGCCCGGCAGGCGATCCGAAGCCAGGGCGATGTCGTCATCACCAATCCGGATATGCTCCATACGGGCATCCTTCCCCACCATACCAAGTGGGCGTCCTTCTTCCAGGGACTGAGGTTCGTGGTGATCGATGAACTCCACACCTACCGAGGCGTCTTCGGCTCCCATATGACCAATGTCTTGAGACGGTTGAAGCGGATCTGCGAATTTTACGGGGCCTCGCCCCAGTTCATCTGTTGCTCCGCCACGATCGCCAATCCGAAAGATTTGGCAGAGAGGCTTCTGGAACGGCCCACCGTTTTGATTGACCGAAACGGCGCTCCCTCCTCCGAGAAGATCTTTCTCTTCTACAACCCCCCTCTCGTCAACAAGGAGCTCGGGATCCGGGGGAACCCTCTCCATGCGGCGAGGCGACTGGCCACCCCTTTCCTCCAGAAGGGCATCCAGACCATCCTTTTTGCCACGAGCCGGCTACAGGTCGAGGTGCTGACCAAATATCTCAAGGACCGATTTGAGAAGGAGATCGGAGACAGGGGGAAGGTGAGGGGCTATCGGGGCGGTTATCTCCCGGAGGTTCGGCGGGAGATCGAAAGGGGGTTGCGAGAAGGAGCGGTGAAGGCGGTCGTCTCCACCAATGCCCTCGAACTCGGGATCGACATCGGCGACCTCGACGTCTGCCTCATCGTGGGCTACCCCGGGACCATCGCCAGCACCTACCAACAGGCCGGCAGGGTGGGGAGGCGGGGGGAGAGATCGCTGGTGGTGCTCATCGCGAGAAGCCTGCCCCTGGACCAGTTCATCGTGGAAAATCCGGACTACTTCTTCGGAAGGTCGCCGGAATATGGATTGATCAATCCCGACAACCTCCTCATCTTGCTCAGCCACCTTCAGTGCGCGGCCTTCGAGCTCCCCTTTCGGGAAGGGGAACGTTTCGGAAAAGAGGACCTGAAGGAGATGCTCCAATTTCTTGAAGAGAAGGGGATCCTCCATCAGGCGAACCGACACTGGTACTGGGCCCGGGAGGCCTATCCCGCGGAGAAGGTGAGCCTTCGGTCCTCCTCCGAGGAGAACTTCGTCGTCGTCGATACGACGAAGAAGAAGGAGGAGGTCATCGCCGAGGTCGACTTCGTCGCCGCCCATACCACCCTCTATGAGGGCGCGGTCTACCTCTGTGAATCCGAGATCTATTCGGTGGAGAGGCTGGATTACCCCAACCGGAGGGCCTATGTCAAAAAGGCCGAAGGGGATTATTACACCGAGGCCATCGACTATACCGATGTCGCCATCCTGGAAGGATTTGCGGCGAGACAGGGGGAGGGGATCGTCTATGAGCATGGCGAGGTGAGGGTCCTGACGCGCCTGGTGGGCTACAAAAAGATCAAATTCTATACCCTCGAGAACTTGGGGTACGGGAAGATCGAACTGCCGGACCTCCAATTTCACACCGCCGCTTACTGGATGACCTTTCGTAAGGAATGGCTGGATCGGTTGCCCTATTCCAGACTGGAGTTGATCGAAGGGGTGTTGGGCCTGAGTTATGCCCTCCATTCCGTCGCTTCCCTCCATCTCATGTGCGATCCCCATGACCTCAACCGCTGTGTGGGAGACCGGGGAGCCCGATGGTTCCTGCGGCTCTCGAGAGATGCCCAAGGGTGGTATTCCTTCTGCGAACCAGAGGAGGTCTCGAAGGAGACCCTCGGCCCCTTCGAGCCCACCCTCTTCCTCTACGAGAACTATCCCGGAGGGATTGGGTTCAGTCCACAGCTCTTCGACGACACACCGGTGCTTCTCGAGAAAGCGGAGAGGCTGATTTCCAAATGCGATTGCGCCCACGGATGCCCCTCCTGTGTGGGACCGGTGAAAGAGGTGGGAGAGAAGTCGAAAAGGGTGGCCCAGGCCTTGTTGAAAGAAATTTTGAGGCTCGGAGTCCAGAGGGGGTAGGGAAGATCGAGAAAAGGTCCAGTCCCCTTCCAAGGGCTTGGAAGTTTTCAATCGATGGAATTGAAAGAGCGACTTCGTCAGCTGACCTCGTTATGGAAGGCCCCCGGTCTCCCTCCCGAGGGCGGGCGGGAAGGAGACCTGAGGCGCCCTTTTGAAGAAGGATTGCCGGAAGGACGCCCCCCTTGGCATCGAGAGCCCATCCCCATCGAGAGGCTGATCGAAGGAGAGGTCGTCAACACCCCCGAGGGCACTACCTTTCGGACCGAGACATATTACCCTCCCCAATTTCGATATGGGGCGATGACCCTGGCCGAGATCCATACCATTCCCACCTATCCGGCCCACCTCCTGGTCAGGGATGATCGCCTCAAATCGCTCGACCTTCAAAAGACCCTCTTCCTCGATACCGAGACCACGGGCCTTTCAGGCGGGACAGGGACCCTGGCCTTTCTGATCGGCTTGGGATTCTTTCGCGGGGAGGGTTTTATCATCCGACAGCTCTTCGTGAGAGATTTCTCTGAAGAGAGGGCCGCCCTCTCCCTTCTCGAAGAGACGCTCACCTCCTTCGGGTTTCTCGTCACCTTCAACGGCCGCCATTATGACGTCCCCCTTCTTGAGACCCGGATGATCCTATCGAGGATACGCACCCGGATCCGGGAGATTCCCAACTTCGACCTCCTCTATCCATCGCGGAAGATCTGGCGAGGGGCCTATGAGAACTGCAGGCTGGTGACGCTCGAGGCCAGGCTCCTGGGAATGGAGCGAGAGGAGGATGTGCCCTCGGAATGGATTCCTTCCCTCTATTTCGAGTACCTTCAGACCCGGGATGCGAGAAAGATCCACCGGGTCTTCTACCACAACCGGATGGACATCCTGGCGATGGTGGCGCTCACGGCGAGGATCCATCTCATCTATCACGATCCTCAGGCCGCCCGTCCGAAGAAAGGGATCGAGCACTTCTCGCTGGGTCGGCTCTTCTGGGATCATGGGGAACGGGAGAAGGCCATCCCCTGCTTCGAGGCCGCCCTGAAACGGTGTGACGATGAACTGGCCTGGGAGGTGATGAAATGGCTTTCCATGGCATTGAAGCGGACGGGGAGGATCGAACAGGCGAGGTCGGTCTGGGAGGAGATGTTGAGCTTCCCCCACCCCAAGGATGCCCATCCCTACCTCGAGCTGGCCAAATTTCATGAGCATCGGCTGAAGGACTTTAAAAAGGCCATGGACTATGTGGACCGGGCCTTGGCCCTGACCCCTTCCCACCAAGGGAGGGAGATCGAAAGCCTCCTCCTGAGGAAGGGCCGATTGGCGAAGAAGTCCCGCAATGCGACTCCCTGAGCGGTATCGGTGGTTGCTCTGGCTCTCCCTTGCCGAGATCGGCACGATGCTCGTCTTCAACAATTACGCCGCCCTCCTCCCCATCCTTCAGAAAGAGTGGTCCTTGACCAACAGCCAGGCGGGGTGGATCTACTCCTCCTATCAGATCGGTTACCTCCTCGCCGTCGTCCTCCTGACCTCGCTCACCGATTACGTCCCGACCCCATATATCTATATCCTCTCCTCCTTCTGGGCGGGGGGGGCCGGGATGCTCTTTGCGTTCTGGGCAGAGGGGTTTAACTCCGCCCTCATCCTGAGGACGCTCATGGGCATCGGGTTTGCCGGGACCTATATGCCCGGATTGCGGATGGTCTCCGAGCGATTCGGGCCGTTCGAGAGAGGCCGGGCCGTCGGGATCTATGTGGGGACGTTCACCCTGGGAGCGGCCATCTCCCTCTTCGTCACCGGCACGCTCTATTCCCTTTACTCCTGGAGATGGGCCTTCTTCCTGACCTCCCTTGGGCCGATGCTGGGAGGGTTTCTTGCCCTCTTCACCTTCGGCAAGGGGGCTGCAGCAAAGGGAGAGGAGGGAAGGAGGATGCCCCTTCGAGAGATTTTGAACCACCGGCCGGCCTTGCGCATGATCGGGGGATATGCGGCCCATATGTGGGAGATGTTTGGGATGAGAGGGTGGATCGTCGCCTTTCTGACCGCCTGCCTCCTCACCGACCAGGGGGGCATCGAGAAGGCCACGAGCCTCAGCGCGGTGATCGCCTCCTTCGTGACGCTGGCAGGAGCCCTCTCCAATGCCATAGGCGGAGCCCTCTCCGATCGCTTTGGAAGGGTCCCCACGATCATCGTCGTGATGGTGGGGAGCAGCCTCCTCTCCCTGTCGATCGGATGGATGAGAGGCGCCCCTTTGCCCTGGATCGTGGGCCTCTCGATCCTGTATGGATTCCTGGTGACGGGAGAATCTTCGGTGCTCTCCACCGGAATCACGGAACTGGCCCCCCGGGGAGGGTTGGGAAGAACCCTGGCCCTACAATCCTTCCTCGGATGGACAGCGGCCTCCCTGTCTCCGATTGCCTTTGGGTTCGTGCTGGATCTGACCAACCCCGCGGAAGCGGCGGTTCGAACGGGATATGTCGCCAACTGGGGGTGGGCCTTCATGGTCCTGGGATTGGGAGCGATGATCGGCCCTTTCCTTCTCTGGCCTTTGAAGCAAAAACCCCTTGACAGGTAGGGATCGAATTTTTATATTATCGGGGCAAAGGGAAATGGTAGAGGTCCACGACCTCGAGAAGGAGGGAGGAAGAGCGGATGCCCACCTACGACTATCATTGCCCGAAATGCAAGAAGAAATTCTCTCTCGTGATGAGCATCAAGGATCACGATGAGGGGAAAGCCAAATGCCCCAAATGTGGCAATAAAAAGGTTGAACAGCAAATCAGTCTCTTCCAGGCCAAGACCTCGAGGAAGAGTTAACCCCTGCCATCACCCGATCCGAATCCCCCGACTCCCCCAGTCGAATCTTTCCGAGACCGAGAGGTGAGCCGTCTCGGAAGGGATATCCCTTTGCACCGAAGGGGCCTCTTTTTCCTCAGATCAACGTCCCTTCCGTCCAACCTAATTTGACGATGTCGATGCGGCCAAGATCGCTGACGCCGAGGCGATACTTCTCGTCGGCGGCGAAGATATGGGTGGGCGGTGTTTCGAGGGGTTTATCCTCTTTGAAGTAGGCGATCCGCTGGAGCTGGAGCAATCGCGCCCCCACGGCGTCGAGGGCCACCGGGTCCTTTCCGAGGAGAAGGCCCTTGTAGTCGGAGACGAATCTCGGGTCAAAGTGGTGGGGGCCACGATTATAGAACTGGGTTCGGAGGAGGCTGAGGATGTTGAGCCTCGTTTTTCCCCTGACGATCGGTTTGTTCCAAATCGAGGCCAGTGGGGAACAGGCCTCTCCATGGTAGAGCCATGGCGTCGGGACGAACATCACGTAATTCTTGATACAGCCCCCGATGCCTGACCAATGGTGGGTCCTCAAGGGGCGGACATTGATCAAGGCGGTGGAGGATTTGAAAATGGGATTGTTCAAAACCCCCCGGTCGTCGATCGCGATATTTTTCCGCGAAACGCCCGCATCCATCACCCTCCTGACGATGGCCTCTTCGAGCTCCGGAGGGGTGGGAAGATAAGGCCAGACATTGCTCTTGACGCCCACGATGTCATGGGGTTTGATCAGCCTCTTCCAGGCCTGAACGGGATCGGTCTCCTCTAAAAGGGCACAGACGCCTTCATCCAGCATCCTCTGCACGACCTTTGCGTTGAGGTGGCCCTGAGGGTCGATGGCGTTCTCGTCACGGACGAGAACCACTTTGACCCTGTCCCCTCCCTCCGATCCTCCCGTGAGCGAGGAACCTATGGCCGCACCCAACGTGGCATAGGCCGTGCTTCGGAGGAAATCCCTCCGGGTGATGATCTTGCGGAATGTCATGGGCGACCTCGTTTCAAGCGGTTCTGAGCCGATTCGATCAGGGTTTCGGCCTTTTCTTGCGAAGGTGCGTCGAAGACGATAAGGAGATACCTCTCCGTTAATGTGGCGGAGGTCCATTTTCCATTTTCCGTTTTTACGGTTTGGGTGGGCGGGGCCTCAGGCATATAGGCCTTCATAAACCTCTTCAGAGCGTTTTCCGCCTGCCTCCGTCCGGGATACTGGATCAGGAGAAGGAAGGCCCTGTCTTTCTCGCCCCCCAGGAGATAGGGGGCCAGGACCGCAGGGGTTTTCTCTCCTAAACCCAAAAGGTTTTCGTGAGCGAGGAAGTAGTGATGGTTGAGAATCTGGGGATGGCGAAAGTAACGGATGGCATTTTTCGTCAGCCCTCCTTCGGGGAGGTATTGGATCAATGTCGGAAGCGTCCCCTCCTCCTTGATCTTTTTTGCGATGGCCCTGCCGATCTTCAGGAGTTCGACCTTGGTGGTGGCGGTCTCCTTCTCAGCAAAGAGGGAGACGAAATACCTTCCTTTCCAGAACCTGAGAAGGCCGCCTCCGTAATCTGACCCCTGACCAATTCCCACCTCTTCTTCCGGCGTCTGGTAGGAAAAGATCCCGAAGGCATCTTCGGAGGCGCCCATATCGTAGAGCTCCACCACGATGGCGGGGTGGCCCTCTTTGACATATTTTCGGACCATCAGGAGGCTAAAGGCGTAGGCACGGTAAAGCTCGGCTGCACCGTCCATATATTTGAAGGCGGTCTGGCGGTCGTAAAACTCCTCCTTTCCCTCCGCCTTATAGTCCTCCAGCTGGGAGGGGAGCAATCTCCTCATCTCCCCCCTCCTCCCCTCTTTCTCGGCTGAAAAGGCGAAAGGTTGGGCGGTCATGAAGGTCCCCCAAATCAGAAGGAAAGAGGCCAGGGGAAGGATCCGGTCAGGTTTCACCATTTTGCCCCACAGGACACGATTTAAAGCAGTTGAAACAGAAGTATTGAAAGCCGATGAAGCCGGCCTGATAGAGACGCCAGAAGTGGACGTCCTTGATCATCCTCTTCTGGTCTTCGATCGGGCTTTCGGCGAATTTCGTCCAGAAGCGGATGGCGCTGCCGATGCCATAGGGCTGACTGTTTTTAAGGCACTTCATGTCGTCGGTTTTACCCTCTTCGTCGAGGGCTCCGACGGGACAACTCGTGACGCAGAGGTGGCAGCCCGTGCAGAGCGTTTCCGTGACCGGAGGATCCGAGGGCAGATCGAGGTTGGTGAGAACGGCGGTGAAAAGGACCCGGGATCCGAGCCTGGGATGGATGACGAGGTTATGCCTGCCGAGATGGCCCAATCCGGCTGCAATCGCGGCATGGCGCAGGGAGACATCGCCGATGGTTCCCTTGGTTTCGTCACTCATGTAGAGGGGGTAAGAAGGGGGAACGGTCATGGCCTTGGCCTTCAGCTCTTTTTCTAAGAAGCGGGCCAGACGATAATTGGTGGATCGGGCAAACTCGATCTCGTCGAGCCGACCGCCCATGGCGATCTGCATATTGCCGCTCTCACAATTGGAGAGGGCCTTGTGGGCGAGGACCACGATCGATCGGACCCCTGGAAAGATCGATTGAATGTCGGGAGACCTGGGGCTCCTATAGTCCCTGACGGATGCGATGCCGACATCGTCCACCCCCAGCCCCAAGAGGAAGGCTTTGATCTTCTCTTTCATGGAGAGCCTCCTGATTTCAGCCTGCCCTTCTCTTCCATTATAGGGGAAAACCCCCATGGAAAGCAAAAGGCCCCTCGCACTAATGGAGACCAAAGAGGTCAGGAAGCCAGAGGGAGAGGCCGGGGAGGTAGGTGATGATTAAAAGGGCAACGATCAGGGCAGCCACAAAGGGAAGGGCGGCCCGGGAGATGCGCTCCATCGAGATCTCGGCCAGATTGGCGGCCACATAGAGATTTAAGGCCACCGGCGGTGTCACGGTGCCGATGGAGAGGTTGACGGCCATCATCACGCCAAACCACATCGGGTCCCACCCGAAATGCCTGATCACCGGCAGGAGAATGGGGAGGAAGACATAGAAGATGGAGATGGCATCCATGATCATCCCCGCGATCAGGAGCAGGAGGTTTAAGAGCAAGAGGAGGGCGATGGGATTCTGCGAGAAGGAGAGCAGGGCCTTGGCGGCTCGATCCATGACGCCGAGGGTGGAGCCCGTCCAGGCGAAGAGCCCGGCGAAGGCGACCACGATCATGACCACGGAGGTGGCCACCGCAGCATCCCTCAGCACCTCGTAAAGGATCTTCATCTTCAGATTTCGATAAATGAAGATCCCGACCACGAGGCCATAAAAGACGGCGACGACGGCCGCCTCCGTCGGCGTGAAGATGCCCCCGTAAATCCCCCCCAGGATGATCACGGGAGCGAGCAGACCGAAGATCGCCTCCTTGAAGGCCTTCCTTATTTCGGATTTGGTTCCCCATCGCTCTCCGCCCCATCCCTTTCTTTTCGAGATGAGGTAGACCGGGATGACCAGGGCCAGCCCCATGATGAGCCCAGGGACGACCCCTGCGGCGAAGAGGCCGCTTATGGACGTTTCCGTGATCACCCCATAGACCACGAAGGCGACACTGGGCGGGATGAGGACGTCGGTCGTGGCCGCGGAGGCGACGAGGGCCGATGCAAACCCCTTGTCGTAACCCCGTTTCACCATGGCCGGGATCATGACCGCGCCGATGGCCGCCGTATCCGCAGGGCCGGTCCCAGAGATGGCTCCGAAGAAGACGCAGCCCGCCACCGCCACCAACCCCAGGCCTCCCGGAATCGGGCCGATGAGAAGGTTCAGAAGGTTGACCAACCGCCTCGAGAGCCCAACCCGGTCCATGAGGAATCCGGCAAGGATGAAGAAGGGGATGGCCAGGAGCGGAAATTTGGCGATGTTGGCGAAGAAGTTCGTCGAGATGACCATGATGCCCAGATGGTACTGATAGAGGAAGACGATCGCCGTGATCCCGACGCTGATGGCAATCGGAACCCCGAGGAAAAGGAGGAGGAAGAAGAGCCCGAAGAAGAGGATTCCCGGTTCCATCAGGTTTTTCCAGCTCTTTGACAGGCCAGGTAGGCGCCTTGAAAGATTCGAAAGATAACCAGGAGGCTCCAGATCGGCATCCCGATGGTGTACCACCATTGGGGGACCCCGATGCCGCTCGAGGTAATTTTCAAGGCCACCTCTTCTTTGATCTGGAGGATCGAGAAGTAAATCAGAAGGGCGAAGAGGATCGCTCCTAAAAGGGCACTGATCCAGAGAAGGAGTTTCCGGGCCTTGAGGGGAAGCCGGTCCGTGAGAAAGGTGAAACTGAGATGGGTCCCCTGACGGAAGGCGATGGCTGACCCCAGGAGCGTGACCCAGACGAAGAGGCTGACGACCAGCTCCTCGGTGAAGGCGAGGGAAAATTTTAGCAGGTAGCGAGAGACGATGTTGACGAACAGGATGAGGCCCATGAGGCCAAAGAGGAAGACACAGAGGACTTCTTCCAGATGGGAGGCCAGCCACTTCCCTCTTTTGAGCATCATGATTCGACCCCGACTTGCCCCCTCTCGACCCGAGATCGGAACGAAATCCTTTCCCAAGGCCAGAGGGGGCCGGAAGGGATTGGATTATTTGACGCCTTTGATCACCTTATCCGCCGCACTGACCAAATCGGCCCCGATCTCCGGTACCCACTTATCATAGACCGATT
This Thermodesulfobacteriota bacterium DNA region includes the following protein-coding sequences:
- a CDS encoding TRAP transporter large permease yields the protein MEPGILFFGLFFLLLFLGVPIAISVGITAIVFLYQYHLGIMVISTNFFANIAKFPLLAIPFFILAGFLMDRVGLSRRLVNLLNLLIGPIPGGLGLVAVAGCVFFGAISGTGPADTAAIGAVMIPAMVKRGYDKGFASALVASAATTDVLIPPSVAFVVYGVITETSISGLFAAGVVPGLIMGLALVIPVYLISKRKGWGGERWGTKSEIRKAFKEAIFGLLAPVIILGGIYGGIFTPTEAAVVAVFYGLVVGIFIYRNLKMKILYEVLRDAAVATSVVMIVVAFAGLFAWTGSTLGVMDRAAKALLSFSQNPIALLLLLNLLLLIAGMIMDAISIFYVFLPILLPVIRHFGWDPMWFGVMMAVNLSIGTVTPPVALNLYVAANLAEISMERISRAALPFVAALIVALLIITYLPGLSLWLPDLFGLH
- a CDS encoding TRAP transporter small permease; the encoded protein is MLKRGKWLASHLEEVLCVFLFGLMGLILFVNIVSRYLLKFSLAFTEELVVSLFVWVTLLGSAIAFRQGTHLSFTFLTDRLPLKARKLLLWISALLGAILFALLIYFSILQIKEEVALKITSSGIGVPQWWYTIGMPIWSLLVIFRIFQGAYLACQRAGKT